A single genomic interval of Aegicerativicinus sediminis harbors:
- a CDS encoding OsmC family protein, with protein MQNKVVTKWKGNTLFESDNPSGLTLNIDTKTEMGGSGEGLRPKALMLSSLAGCSGLDVIFILKKMRVDLKDFSIDTIGHLTDDVAAIYHTVDLTYHFYGDNLDMSKLEKAVDLSVNKYCGVMTMFRNFATINIQIENHQL; from the coding sequence ATGCAAAATAAAGTGGTCACTAAGTGGAAGGGAAATACATTATTCGAATCGGATAACCCTAGCGGCTTAACCTTAAATATAGATACTAAAACAGAGATGGGTGGTTCTGGCGAAGGATTGCGCCCTAAGGCTTTGATGTTGTCTTCTTTGGCAGGTTGCTCCGGTTTGGATGTAATTTTCATTTTGAAGAAAATGCGTGTAGACCTAAAAGACTTCTCCATTGATACTATAGGGCATTTAACCGATGATGTCGCAGCTATTTATCACACTGTTGATTTAACCTATCATTTTTATGGGGACAATCTAGATATGAGTAAGCTTGAAAAAGCTGTGGATTTATCGGTAAACAAATATTGTGGTGTAATGACAATGTTCAGGAATTTTGCAACTATCAATATTCAAATAGAAAACCACCAACTGTAG
- a CDS encoding MFS transporter: protein MSKSDPYAALRYREFNTFLLVRFVLVFGWTMQFIVIEWEVYSLTKDPFSLGLIGLMEIIPAVSMALFAGHIVDQKEKRNLLAKCIAAFSLISLGLFLLTWPRVVSGWSQNTILYCIYALVFFGGFLRSFFGPTIFSLVALIVPKKVYPNAATWSSSTWQIASVFGPAFAGFCINWIGVHWSLSLIFGLVVLSFFILLRIPKKPILNPKIGEPVVQSLKEGLKYVYKTKAILGAITLDMIAVLFGGAVALLPVFAQDILKVGSEGFGILRAAPAVGASITMLASAYMPLTKNAGMKLLIAIFGFGLFIIGFGLSTIFWFSVIALFFSGVTDGISMVIRQTILQLKTPDHMRGRVASVNSIFVGSSNELGAFESGLTAKLMGTVTAVVFGGCMTLVTVVTTGFALPSFRKLDLTKDMQEHENS, encoded by the coding sequence ATGAGTAAGTCAGATCCTTACGCCGCTCTTCGGTACCGAGAATTCAATACATTTTTGTTGGTTCGTTTTGTTTTAGTGTTCGGATGGACCATGCAATTTATTGTAATAGAGTGGGAGGTTTATAGTCTTACCAAAGATCCTTTTTCCCTTGGTTTAATAGGATTAATGGAAATCATTCCTGCTGTTTCAATGGCTCTGTTTGCCGGGCATATAGTCGATCAAAAGGAAAAAAGGAATCTATTGGCAAAATGTATAGCTGCTTTCTCCCTAATTAGTTTGGGATTGTTCTTATTAACGTGGCCAAGGGTTGTAAGTGGTTGGTCTCAAAACACAATCTTATATTGTATTTATGCATTGGTGTTTTTTGGAGGTTTTTTACGTTCATTTTTTGGGCCAACGATATTCTCATTAGTTGCTCTTATTGTTCCCAAAAAAGTATATCCCAATGCGGCAACCTGGAGTAGTTCTACTTGGCAGATAGCTTCAGTTTTCGGGCCGGCATTTGCTGGTTTTTGTATTAACTGGATAGGTGTTCACTGGTCTTTAAGTCTCATTTTTGGGTTAGTAGTTTTATCATTTTTCATTCTCCTTCGAATCCCAAAAAAACCAATTTTGAATCCCAAGATTGGGGAGCCGGTGGTTCAAAGTCTTAAGGAAGGACTTAAATATGTTTATAAAACCAAAGCAATTTTAGGAGCTATAACGTTGGATATGATTGCCGTCTTGTTTGGAGGTGCAGTTGCTCTATTACCCGTATTTGCACAGGATATCTTAAAGGTAGGTTCCGAAGGATTTGGAATCCTAAGAGCTGCCCCAGCGGTTGGGGCTTCAATTACCATGTTGGCTTCAGCCTACATGCCACTTACAAAAAATGCAGGGATGAAATTGTTGATAGCCATTTTTGGTTTTGGACTTTTTATAATCGGATTCGGTTTATCGACAATTTTTTGGTTTTCTGTTATTGCGCTGTTTTTCAGTGGAGTAACAGACGGTATTTCTATGGTTATACGTCAGACTATATTACAATTAAAAACTCCAGACCATATGCGTGGCCGTGTAGCCTCTGTAAATTCTATATTTGTAGGATCCTCAAATGAATTAGGCGCATTTGAAAGTGGGCTAACAGCTAAGTTAATGGGCACAGTAACGGCAGTAGTCTTTGGAGGTTGTATGACATTAGTCACGGTAGTTACTACCGGATTTGCATTACCTTCATTCAGGAAACTAGACCTAACAAAAGATATGCAGGAGCATGAGAACAGTTAA
- the recJ gene encoding single-stranded-DNA-specific exonuclease RecJ: MRWTIKPQPDPQKVKSLQNSLGIDEKLCRLLVQRGVETYEDAKLFFRPSIEHLHDPFLMKDMDLAVTRIEKAVKNGERIMVYGDYDVDGTTSVALMSTYLESLTSEVVTYIPDRYDEGYGVSFKGIDFASDNEVSLIVSLDCGIKDVDKVNYASELGIDFIVCDHHRPGDILPAAVAVLDPQRSDCSYPYKELCGCGVGFKIIQALHSNNNGQVDELIPYLDLVATAIAADIVPMTGENRVLAYLGLQVINSSPRTGLKALIANVKKEELNITDVVFIIAPRINAAGRMKHGQHAVALLKESDPDLAALYASEIDKFNTDRRDADQRITEEALELIIQLNEQDRYTSVVYNEHWHKGVIGIVASRLTETYYRPTLVFTKSGDKLAASARSICGFDVYNAIEACSDFLEQFGGHKYAAGLTLLEEQYESFKKAFEKVVSETLDKTLLTPEIKIDCPLDLEEINPKFYRILKQFAPFGPGNMTPVFMTNGLQDTGYGKCVGEDKTHLRVVVKHKSSPSITAIGFGLGDKIDLIKNSQEFAAVYSIDENDWNGNISLQLKLRDLKPALNE; the protein is encoded by the coding sequence ATGCGTTGGACTATTAAGCCACAACCCGACCCACAAAAAGTAAAATCTCTTCAAAATTCATTAGGAATTGATGAAAAACTTTGCCGATTGTTGGTTCAGCGAGGGGTGGAAACTTATGAAGATGCAAAATTATTTTTCAGACCATCAATTGAACATCTTCATGATCCTTTCTTAATGAAGGATATGGATTTGGCTGTTACCCGTATTGAGAAAGCGGTCAAAAATGGTGAAAGAATTATGGTCTATGGAGATTATGATGTTGATGGTACGACTTCGGTTGCCCTAATGTCAACTTATTTGGAATCTCTAACTTCTGAGGTTGTAACATATATACCTGACCGTTATGATGAAGGTTATGGTGTTTCATTTAAAGGAATCGATTTTGCATCAGACAATGAGGTGTCTCTTATTGTTTCATTGGATTGCGGAATTAAGGATGTAGACAAAGTAAACTATGCCTCTGAATTAGGTATCGATTTTATTGTTTGTGATCATCATAGACCGGGAGATATTTTGCCTGCCGCCGTTGCGGTATTGGATCCTCAAAGATCGGATTGTTCTTATCCTTATAAAGAACTGTGTGGATGCGGAGTAGGATTTAAAATTATCCAAGCCTTACATTCTAATAACAATGGACAGGTTGATGAGCTAATACCATATTTAGATTTGGTAGCTACTGCTATAGCCGCTGACATTGTTCCTATGACCGGTGAAAATAGGGTTTTAGCTTATTTAGGTTTACAGGTAATCAATTCTTCTCCAAGAACTGGGCTTAAGGCCTTAATTGCCAATGTAAAAAAAGAGGAATTAAACATAACCGATGTTGTTTTCATAATTGCCCCTCGTATTAACGCAGCTGGCAGAATGAAACATGGACAACATGCGGTTGCACTTTTGAAAGAATCTGATCCTGATCTTGCGGCCCTATATGCCTCTGAAATTGACAAGTTTAATACAGATCGACGGGATGCTGATCAAAGAATAACAGAAGAAGCTCTTGAATTAATTATTCAATTAAATGAGCAGGATAGATACACCTCAGTGGTATATAACGAACATTGGCATAAAGGTGTCATAGGTATTGTGGCTTCTAGGTTAACAGAAACTTACTACCGTCCTACTTTGGTTTTTACAAAAAGTGGTGATAAGTTAGCTGCTTCTGCAAGGTCTATTTGTGGTTTTGATGTATATAACGCCATTGAAGCTTGTAGCGATTTTTTGGAGCAGTTCGGTGGTCATAAATATGCTGCAGGATTAACCTTATTGGAAGAGCAGTATGAAAGTTTTAAAAAAGCCTTCGAAAAAGTCGTTTCTGAAACATTGGATAAAACCTTATTAACACCAGAAATAAAAATTGATTGTCCTTTAGACCTTGAAGAAATCAATCCAAAATTTTATAGAATATTGAAACAATTTGCCCCTTTTGGCCCAGGTAATATGACCCCTGTTTTCATGACCAATGGATTGCAGGATACTGGTTATGGAAAGTGTGTGGGTGAAGATAAAACTCATTTAAGAGTAGTTGTGAAACATAAGAGTTCGCCTTCCATCACGGCAATAGGTTTTGGTTTAGGTGATAAAATTGATCTTATCAAAAACAGTCAGGAATTTGCAGCAGTGTATTCAATAGATGAAAACGACTGGAATGGCAATATTTCCTTGCAACTAAAATTAAGGGATCTAAAACCTGCTTTAAATGAGTAA